ACCCGACCCAGCCCCTGCGCAACCCCGACGGCTCACTCTTTATTCAGCCCGGCGACGTGGTAAACCCGCTGGCTGCTCAAGAGCTGTTCGACGACAATTCGCGGGTTAATACCGTGCTAGCCAGCCTCGCGCCCTCGTTCAAGTTTACCGACTGGCTCGACTACCGCCTGCTGCTGAGCGTGAACTACAATTCCGGCGAGCGGCGCACAGCCATCGACCAGCGCCTGATTAACTACCCAGGCATCCTGAATCAGGGCTTTGCCGCCATCAGCAACAACGAATTGATGACCCAGCAAATCGCCCACACGCTTAACTTCAATAAGGCCATTGCCACCGACTTGAATCTAAACGCGGTGTTAGGCTACGAGTACACGAATTTTATCAACCGGGGCTCCAGTATCGGCGCCTACGGTAATCCCGTGACGGGCGGCTTTGGCAACTTCGGTCTCGACTACACCGATTATATCCAAGCCTCGGCCGTCGGCAACCGCAGTATCTCGTCGTTCAATGACCCCACGTATGAGCTGCAATCATTTTTCGGCCGGGCCATCTTCAATTACAAGAACCGTTACGTACTGACCGGCACGCTGCGCCGCGATGAAAGCAGCAAGTTCGGCGCCAACAACCGGATAGGTTATTTCCCCTCGTTTGCCGTAGCCTGGGACCTGAGTCAGGAGGCTTTTTTCCCGGCTGAGCAGTTGACGCAGCTCAAGTTACGGGCCGGCTACGGCCTAACCGGCAATCAGGAGTTTCCGGCCGGCGCGGCCGTGGACCGCTTTCAAATACTTAACAACGGGATACAAATTCCCCTCAACGGCCGCAACGAGGATTTGAAGTGGCAGGCGGACCGCCAGTTTAACGTCGGCATCGACGTTGGGGCGTTCAACGACCGTCTCACCTTCTCGGCCGATTACTTTAACAAAACTACCACTGACATCCTGTACCCTACCATACCTGGTCAGCCCGCGCCGCAGGTGCAGGCCATTTATTGGCGAAATTTGGAGGGCAAAATCGTGAACAAGGGCGTGGAAATGGCGCTGAACACTACGTTAGTGAGCAGCGAGAAAGCGGAAGTAGGCTTTAACGCCAACGCCACGTTTATTCGCAACGAGGTGCGAGATTTAGAAGGCCCTGCTATCGTTACCGGCGCCATCAACGGGCAGGGTTTGTCGGGGGCCACATCGCAACTAATTAGGAACGGCTATCCTATCAACGCCTTTTTCCTGCCCCAGTTCAACGGCCTCAACGAGCAGGGCCTGTCCAATCCAATTGACCTGTCAAACCCAGTGTACGCCGGCAGTCCTAACCCTCGAACACTGCTGGGTTTTGGCACCAATGCCCGCTACGGCAAGCTTTCACTGGTGGCGAATATGACCGGCCAGTTCGGCCAGTACATCTACAATAACACGCTTAACGCCGTGGGCAACGTTGGCCAGATTGGGGCTGGCAAAAACATTGCTCTTTCCACGTTTGAGAACCCGGTCAAGGAAGCTACGGGCAACCCTTCGGCCGCTACGACGCGCTACCTGGAAAAGGGCAACTTCCTCAAACTGTCCAACGTGACGCTGTCCTACGCCCTCGGCGATGTGACCAGCTTTGTAAAGGGGGCCCGCGTGTACGTGACGGGGCAGAACCTACTGGTCATCACCAACTACGACGGATTCGACCCGGAGGTCAACACCGTCAAGCGCGGGGCCAACCAAGTGCCCTCCGTGGGCATCGACTACCTGCCTTACCCCAGCGCCCGCACCTTCACGTTTGGGGTCAATTTCAATCTGTAAAGGCTAACTGATAACCTAGCTTTGCCATGAAATACTCGAAGATTACCCGTGTGGCCGCCGTGCTGGCCCTGCTGCAAGGGGGCGCCAGCTGCGAACTAAATGAAGAGCTACAAGGAGAGCTGACCCAGGGCCAGATTCCAAGGGGTGACCCGGCGGCCCTGCTGCAGGGCGTCTACAATGCCCAGCGCGACCCTATTCAGGGTCACGTGAGCGTGTTTGCCCTTCAGGAAGTATCTACCGATGCCCGCATTATGCCGACCCGCGGGCCCGACTGGGACGACAATGGCAAGTGGCGCGCGCTGTACAACCACACCTGGGACAGCAACAACGAACGGGTGCGCGACACCTTCAACCAGCTCGAGGGCATCGTTTTCGCCTCCACCGACCTGTTGCGTTTCGACCCTACAGTGCAACAGCAGGCCGAGGCTCGGTTTGTACGGGCGTGGGCTACGTACCTGCTGCTCGACCTCTACGACCAAGTGCTGTACCGGGAACCGGGCGAGCAGTTGAGCGTGCTAGCCAGAGTGCGCAAGGGCACCGAAGCGCTGGACTACATCGTGAGTGAGCTGAACGCCATTCAGGGCAACCTACCCGACGTGCCGGTCAGCCGCGGCACCAAGGACGCTGCCCGCGTACTGCTGATGAAGTGCTACCTCAACAGGGGTGTGTACGCCAACCGGCAGTCGCCGGCCTTCGCTGCGGCCGACATGAACCAAGTGGTGCGGCTGGCCGACGAGATTATCAACAGCAATAAGTACTCGTTCACGCCTAACTACTTCGACAATTTCGCCCCCAACAACGGGGCCATTGGCCGGGAGAATATATACACTCAGGAAAATACGTTTGGCAACAGCGGCCCACTGCGCGACTTGTGGAAGTTTGTCTCGCACTATAATATGCGGCCCGTCGACGGCTACAACGGCCCGGCTGTGCCGGCCGAGCTATACGACTTGTTCGAGGCCAGTGACAAGCGACGCGGCCAGGTTTATGATGTGCCCGGCGGCCCTGCTAACCCCGGCCGGCGCATCAACGTGGGCTTCCTCATCGGCCAGCAATACAACCTGACCACCGATGCCCCGCTGACCACACGCAGCGGGTCACCGCTGGTGTTCACCAAAGAAATCAACCTTTTTGAAACCGGCGCCGACCTCGAAGCCAAAGGCATCCGGCCCATCAAGTATCCTGTTGATTATGTGAGCGAGGCCCAGGGCGGCAACGGCTGCGAAAACGACCACGTCACTTTCCGGCTGGCCGACGTGCTACTGATGAAGGCCGAGGCCATTCTGCGCGGCGCTACACCCACCAGTGCGGGGCCGTACGGAGCTACTCCATTAGCCATCGTCAATGCCATTCGCACACACCCCTCGCGTGGGGCCAGTAGCCTACCTGCGCTTACGCTTGACATTTTGCTTGCCGAGCGGGCCCGAGAGCTGTATAGCGAGTCGTGGCGGCGGCAGGATATGGTTCGGTTTGGCAGGTTTCTGCAGGCTCGTAAAGACAAGCCGCAGAGCGACCCGAAGTACTTGATTTATCCTATTCCGCAAACTCAGGTGGACATAAACCGCAATATCACGCAGAATCCGGGTTACTAGCCCTGATTGTGTTTTGATAGTGCATAAGTAGTAGGCCGTTGGTTACTGCTGCTCGGCAGCAATCAACGGCCTGTGTACGTCTGTTTATGTACCTCCTCTAGCAGCGCTATGGAACTTGCCTTAACCTTGCTACTTGCAACCCTACCGCTTATGCTGCCGGCTGGCAGCCAAGCCCCGCAAGTAGTCTCGGTTGACCAACCAGCCACGGGGCCTACGGTGAAGCCAAACACAACGCCTACAGCTCTGGATCAGCCCCAAACCTGGTGGAAAGAAACGGTGGTGTATCAAATCTATCCGCGCAGCTTCCAAGACAGCAACGGCGACGGCGTGGGGGATTTGCGGGGTATCATTTCCCGCCTCGACTACCTCAAAAGCCTGGGCGTGGGGGCGGTGTGGCTGAACCCGATTTACGCCTCGCCCAACGACGACAACGGCTACGACATCTCCGACTACCGCCAGATTCAGCCGGAGTTTGGCACCATGCAGGACTTCGACGAGCTGCTGCGCGGCCTGCACCAGCGGGGCATTAAGCTGGTGATGGATTTGGTGGTAAACCACAGCAGCGACGAGCACGAGTGGTTTCGGCAGGCGCGCAGCTCCCGCACCAGTCCGTACCGCGACTATTACTACTGGTGGCCCGAGGAGAAAGGCCCGCCCCCGGCTCGCTACAGCCCGTTTGATGTGGAGCACAATGCCTGGGCCTACGACCCCGCTACCAAGGCCTACTACCTGCACTACTTTTCGCGCAAGCAGCCCGACCTGAACTGGAACAACCCCAAGCTGCGCCAGGAAGTGTACAGCCTGATGCGCTTCTGGCTGGACAAGGGCATCGATGGGTTTCGGATGGACGCGTTTCAGTTTGTGGCCAAGGACCCCACGTTTCCGCCCATGCCGGGCCTGACGGGGCAGAACTACACCAACGCCTACAACCACGGCCCGCGCCTGCACGACTACTTGCAGGAAATGAACCGCGAAGTGCTCAGCAAGTACAA
This region of Hymenobacter sp. YIM 151500-1 genomic DNA includes:
- a CDS encoding SusC/RagA family TonB-linked outer membrane protein codes for the protein MSAFLHIRTGLTVVFLVLASAVLGQGVVQGTVAEPNGTPVVGATVLVKGTTNATPTDVSGKYELRIAPGTYELVFSSVGYKAVTRPVTVGSAPVTVNATLAEDAQVLGDVVVVGYGTARKQDVTGAVAVLGEKDFNRGTFTSPDQLIQGRVSGVQVSNNSGQPGGPSTIRIRGNSAVTGTGQPLYVVDGVPLDGRTARPGLVASTDVGTGADSNPLNFLNPDDIETFTVLKDASATAIYGSRAAFGVVLITTKKGRSGTPVLSVGAATGFSTLLRRPEFLNASQFREALVYYGLPTSGPTSADKGGDVDALDEILRTGYLQNYNVSMSGGGETGRYRLSLGYLDQDGIVRKTGFKKYSASLSTNLQFLESKRLGVDVNITTSQFREQQANITTDAGFRGSLIGQALQWNPTQPLRNPDGSLFIQPGDVVNPLAAQELFDDNSRVNTVLASLAPSFKFTDWLDYRLLLSVNYNSGERRTAIDQRLINYPGILNQGFAAISNNELMTQQIAHTLNFNKAIATDLNLNAVLGYEYTNFINRGSSIGAYGNPVTGGFGNFGLDYTDYIQASAVGNRSISSFNDPTYELQSFFGRAIFNYKNRYVLTGTLRRDESSKFGANNRIGYFPSFAVAWDLSQEAFFPAEQLTQLKLRAGYGLTGNQEFPAGAAVDRFQILNNGIQIPLNGRNEDLKWQADRQFNVGIDVGAFNDRLTFSADYFNKTTTDILYPTIPGQPAPQVQAIYWRNLEGKIVNKGVEMALNTTLVSSEKAEVGFNANATFIRNEVRDLEGPAIVTGAINGQGLSGATSQLIRNGYPINAFFLPQFNGLNEQGLSNPIDLSNPVYAGSPNPRTLLGFGTNARYGKLSLVANMTGQFGQYIYNNTLNAVGNVGQIGAGKNIALSTFENPVKEATGNPSAATTRYLEKGNFLKLSNVTLSYALGDVTSFVKGARVYVTGQNLLVITNYDGFDPEVNTVKRGANQVPSVGIDYLPYPSARTFTFGVNFNL
- a CDS encoding RagB/SusD family nutrient uptake outer membrane protein gives rise to the protein MKYSKITRVAAVLALLQGGASCELNEELQGELTQGQIPRGDPAALLQGVYNAQRDPIQGHVSVFALQEVSTDARIMPTRGPDWDDNGKWRALYNHTWDSNNERVRDTFNQLEGIVFASTDLLRFDPTVQQQAEARFVRAWATYLLLDLYDQVLYREPGEQLSVLARVRKGTEALDYIVSELNAIQGNLPDVPVSRGTKDAARVLLMKCYLNRGVYANRQSPAFAAADMNQVVRLADEIINSNKYSFTPNYFDNFAPNNGAIGRENIYTQENTFGNSGPLRDLWKFVSHYNMRPVDGYNGPAVPAELYDLFEASDKRRGQVYDVPGGPANPGRRINVGFLIGQQYNLTTDAPLTTRSGSPLVFTKEINLFETGADLEAKGIRPIKYPVDYVSEAQGGNGCENDHVTFRLADVLLMKAEAILRGATPTSAGPYGATPLAIVNAIRTHPSRGASSLPALTLDILLAERARELYSESWRRQDMVRFGRFLQARKDKPQSDPKYLIYPIPQTQVDINRNITQNPGY